From Myotis daubentonii chromosome 7, mMyoDau2.1, whole genome shotgun sequence, a single genomic window includes:
- the CHPF gene encoding chondroitin sulfate synthase 2 — protein sequence MRASLLLSVLRPAGPVAVGISLGFTLSLLSVTWVEEPCGPGPPQPGDSELPPRGNTNAARRPNSVQHGAERERPGAGAGEDWEPRVLPYHPAQPGQAAKKAVRTRYISTELGIRQKLLVAVLTSQATLSTMGVAMNRTLGHRLERVVFLTGSRGRRAPPGMAVVTLGEERPIGHLHLALRHLLEQHGNDFDWFFLVPDTTYTEAHGLVRLAGHLSLAAAAHLYLGRPQDFIGGEPAPGRYCHGGFGVLLSRTLLQQLRPHLEGCRNDIVSARPDEWLGRCILDATGVGCTGDHEGVHYSYLELSPGESVQEGDPRFRSALTAYPVRDPVHMYQLHKAFARAELERTYQEIQELQWEIQNTSRLAADGERAAAWPVGIPAPSRPASRFEVLRWDYFTEQHAFSCADGSPRCPLRGADQADVADVLGAALEELNRRYHPVLQLQKQQLINGYRRFDPARGMEYTLDLQLEALTPQGGRRPLTHRVQLLRPLSRVEILPVPYVTEASRLTVLLPLAAAERDLAPGFLEAFATAALEPGDAAAALTLLLLYEPRQAQRAAHADVFAPVKAHVAELEQRFPGARVPWLSVQTAAPSPLRLMDLLSKKHPLDTLFLLAGPDTVLTPDFLNRCRMHAISGWQAFFPMHFQAFHPAVAPPQGPGPPELGRDTGHFDRQAASEACFYNSDYVAARGQLAAASEQEEELLESMDVYELFLRFSSLHVLRAVEPALLQHYRAQTCSARLSEDLYHRCRQSVLEGLGSRTQLAMLLFEQEQGNST from the exons ATGCGGGCATCGCTGCTGCTGTCGGTGCTGCGGCCCGCAGGGCCCGTGGCCGTGGGCATCTCCCTGGGCTTCACGCTGAGCCTGCTCAGCGTCACCTGGGTGGAGGAGCCGTGCGGCCCGGGGCCGCCCCAACCCGGGGACTCGGAGCTGCCGCCGCGAGGCAACACCAACGCGGCGCGCCGACCCAACTCGGTGCAGCACGGAGCGGAGCGCGAGAGGCCGGGCGCCGGCGCCGGGGAGGACTGGGAGCCGCGCGTCTTGCCCTACCACCCCGCACAGCCGGGCCAGGCCGCCAAAAAGGCCGTCAG GACCCGCTACATCAGCACGGAGCTGGGCATCAGGCAGAAGCTGCTGGTGGCAGTGCTGACCTCACAGGCCACGTTGTCCACTATGGGTGTGGCCATGAACCGCACACTGGGGCACCGGCTAGAGCGTGTGGTGTTCCTGACAGGCTCTCGGGGCCGTAGGGCACCACCAGGCATGGCTGTGGTGACATTGGGCGAGGAGAGGCCTATTGGCCACCTACACCTGGCACTACGCCACCTGCTGGAGCAGCACGGCAACGACTTTGACTGGTTCTTCCTAGTACCTGATACCACCTACACCGAGGCCCACGGACTGGTGCGCCTAGCTGGCCACCTCAGCCTGGCAGCTGCTGCCCACCTCTATCTGGGCCGGCCCCAGGACTTCATCGGCGGAGAGCCTGCCCCAGGCCGCTACTGCCACGGAGGCTTTGGGGTACTGTTGTCCCGCACCCTGCTGCAGCAGCTGCGCCCCCATCTGGAAGGCTGCCGCAACGACATCGTCAGTGCGCGTCCAGATGAGTGGCTGGGGCGCTGCATCCTCGATGCCACAGGGGTGGGCTGCACTGGTGACCACGAG GGAGTGCATTATAGCTACCTGGAGCTGAGTCCTGGGGAGTCTGTGCAGGAGGGGGACCCTCGTTTCCGCAGCGCCCTGACCGCCTACCCTGTGCGTGACCCTGTGCACATGTACCAGCTGCACAAGGCTTTTGCCCGAGCTGAGCTGGAACGCACATACCAGGAGATCCAGGAATTGCAG TGGGAGATCCAGAACACCAGCCGTCTGGCAGCTGATGGGGAGCGAGCAGCCGCTTGGCCCGTGGGCATCCCGGCACCGTCCCGCCCAGCCTCCCGCTTTGAGGTGCTGCGCTGGGACTATTTCACTGAGCAGCATGCTTTCTCCTGTGCCGATGGCTCGCCCCGCTGCCCTCTGCGTGGGGCTGATCAGGCCGATGTGGCCGATGTCCTGGGGGCAGCCTTGGAGGAGCTCAACCGCCGCTACCACCCAGTCCTGCAGCTCCAGAAGCAGCAGCTGATTAATGGCTACCGTCGCTTTGATCCTGCTCGGGGTATGGAGTACACACTGGACTTGCAGCTGGAGGCGCTGACCCCCCAGGGTGGCCGCCGGCCCCTCACTCACCGGGTGCAGCTGCTACGGCCACTGAGCCGCGTGGAGATTTTGCCTGTGCCCTACGTCACCGAGGCCTCACGTCTCACTGTGTTACTGCCTCTGGCCGCGGCGGAGCGTGACCTGGCCCCTGGCTTCCTGGAGGCCTTCGCCACAGCAGCTCTGGAGCCTGGCGATGCTGCAGCCGCCTTGACCCTGCTGCTGCTATATGAGCCACGACAGGCCCAGCGGGCAGCCCATGCAGATGTCTTCGCACCTGTCAAGGCCCACGTGGCAGAGCTAGAGCAGCGTTTCCCCGGCGCCCGGGTACCCTGGCTCAGTGTGCAGACAGCCGCCCCCTCACCACTGCGCCTCATGGATCTGCTCTCCAAGAAGCACCCGTTGGACACGCTATTCCTGCTGGCTGGGCCGGACACGGTGCTCACGCCTGACTTCCTGAACCGCTGCCGCATGCACGCCATCTCCGGCTGGCAGGCCTTCTTTCCCATGCACTTCCAGGCCTTCCACCCAGCCGTGGCCCCACCACAGGGCCCGGGACCCCCGGAGCTGGGCCGAGACACGGGCCACTTTGACCGCCAGGCGGCCAGTGAGGCCTGCTTCTACAACTCTGACTATGTGGCGGCCCGAGGGCAGCTGGCAGCGGCCtcggagcaggaggaggagctccTGGAGAGCATGGACGTGTACGAGCTGTTCCTCCGCTTCTCCAGCCTGCATGTGCTGCGGGCGGTGGAGCCGGCGCTGCTGCAGCACTACCGGGCCCAGACGTGCAGTGCACGGCTCAGCGAGGACCTGTACCATCGCTGTCGCCAGAGTGTGCTGGAGGGCCTGGGCTCCCGCACCCAGCTCGCCATGCTACTTTTTGAGCAGGAGCAGGGCAACAGCACCTGA
- the TMEM198 gene encoding transmembrane protein 198 isoform X1 produces MPGTVATLRFQLLPPEPDDAFWGAPCEQPLERRYQALPALVCIMCCLFGVVYCFFGYRCFKAVLFLTGLLFGSVVIFLLCYRERVLETQLSAGASAGIALGIGLLCGLVAMLVRSVGLFLVGLLLGLLLAAAALLGSTPYYQPGSVWSPLGLLLGGGLLCALLTLRWPRPLTTLATAVTGAALIATAADYFAELLLLGRYAVERLRAAPVPPLCWRSWALLALWPLLSLMGVLVQWRVTAEGDSHTEVVISRQRRRVQLMRIRQQEERKEKRRKKRPPRAPSRGSRAPPRPGPPDPAYRRRPVPIKRFNGDVLSPSYIQSFRDRQTGSSLSSFMASPTDMDYEYGSRGPLTACTGPPVRV; encoded by the exons ATGCCAGGCACGGTGGCGACACTGCGGTTCCAGCTCCTGCCCCCTGAACCAGATGATGCCTTCTGGGGTGCACCCTGTGAACAGCCCCTGGAGCGCAGGTACCAGGCACTGCCGGCCCTCGTCTGCATCATGTGCTGTCTGTTTGGAGTCGTCTACTGCTTCTTCG GTTACCGCTGCTTCAAGGCAGTGCTCTTCCTCACTGGGTTGCTGTTTGGCTCGGTGGTCATCTTCCTGCTGTGCTACCGGGAGCGGGTGCTGGAGACACAGCTGAGTGCCGGGGCGAGTGCGGGCATCGCACTGGGCATCGGGCTGCTGTGCGGGCTGGTGGCCATGCTGGTGCGCAGCGTGGGCCTCTTCCTGGTGGGGCTGCTGCTCGGTCTGCTGCTCGCTGCTGCCGCCCTGCTGGGTTCCACCCCCTACTACCAGCCGGGTTCCGTGTGGAGCCCTTTGGGGCTGCTGCTGGGGGGCGGCCTGCTCTGCGCGCTGCTCACGCTGCGCTGGCCTCGCCCGCTCACCACTCTGGCCACCGCTGTGACTGGTGCTGCGCTCATCGCCACTGCCGCTGACTACTTtgctgagctgctgctgctggggcgcTATGCGGTGGAGCGGCTGCGCGCAGCCCCGGTGCCTCCTCTCTGCTGGCGGAGCTGGGCCCTGTTGGCGCTTTGGCCTCTGCTCAGCCTGATGGGCGTCCTGGTGCAGTGGCGGGTGACGGCCGAGGGGGACTCCCACACGGAAG TGGTCATCAGCCGACAGCGACGACGTGTGCAGCTGATGCGGATAAGGCAGCAGGAAGAGCGCAAGGAGAAACGTCGCAAGAAGAGacccccaagggctccctccAGAGGTTCCCGGGCTCCTCCAAGGCCTGGGCCCCCTGACCCTGCTTATCGGCGCAGGCCAGTGCCCATCAAACGCTTCAATGGAGATGTCCTCTCCCCG AGCTATATCCAGAGCTTCCGGGACCGGCAGACAGGAAGCTCACTGAGCTCCTTCATGGCCTCACCCACAGACATGGACTATGAATATGGGTCCCGGGGACCACTGACAGCCTGCACAGGGCCCCCTGTGCGGGTATAG
- the TMEM198 gene encoding transmembrane protein 198 isoform X2: MATSFLSHKPHHGASHPGTRDPGPARGPGRRGTGVPAGAGGGAAPPRRDRFLRPSSSLPRTTDFSWTPGSWGLWRPAPLDPLASAQPLSFKSSGRFQPSTMPGTVATLRFQLLPPEPDDAFWGAPCEQPLERRYQALPALVCIMCCLFGVVYCFFGYRCFKAVLFLTGLLFGSVVIFLLCYRERVLETQLSAGASAGIALGIGLLCGLVAMLVRSVGLFLVGLLLGLLLAAAALLGSTPYYQPGSVWSPLGLLLGGGLLCALLTLRWPRPLTTLATAVTGAALIATAADYFAELLLLGRYAVERLRAAPVPPLCWRSWALLALWPLLSLMGVLVQWRVTAEGDSHTEVVISRQRRRVQLMRIRQQEERKEKRRKKRPPRAPSRGSRAPPRPGPPDPAYRRRPVPIKRFNGDVLSPSYIQSFRDRQTGSSLSSFMASPTDMDYEYGSRGPLTACTGPPVRV; the protein is encoded by the exons ATGGCTACATCATTTCTCTCCCACAAACCTCATCACGGGGCGTCCCACCCAGGAACAAGAGATCCAG gcccagcccgaGGCCCCGGACGCCGCGGGACTGGAGTGCCAGCCGGTGCTGGAGGCGGAGCGGCGCCGCCGCGCAGAGACAGGTTCCTCCGGCCCAGCAGCTCCCTTCCCCGCACGACGGACTTTTCCTGGACCCCAGGCAGCTGGGGCCTCTGGCGCCCAGCACCCCTGGACCCTCTGGCCTCTGCACAGCCTCTTTCATTCAAAAGCTCAGGTCGCTTCCAGCCCAG CACTATGCCAGGCACGGTGGCGACACTGCGGTTCCAGCTCCTGCCCCCTGAACCAGATGATGCCTTCTGGGGTGCACCCTGTGAACAGCCCCTGGAGCGCAGGTACCAGGCACTGCCGGCCCTCGTCTGCATCATGTGCTGTCTGTTTGGAGTCGTCTACTGCTTCTTCG GTTACCGCTGCTTCAAGGCAGTGCTCTTCCTCACTGGGTTGCTGTTTGGCTCGGTGGTCATCTTCCTGCTGTGCTACCGGGAGCGGGTGCTGGAGACACAGCTGAGTGCCGGGGCGAGTGCGGGCATCGCACTGGGCATCGGGCTGCTGTGCGGGCTGGTGGCCATGCTGGTGCGCAGCGTGGGCCTCTTCCTGGTGGGGCTGCTGCTCGGTCTGCTGCTCGCTGCTGCCGCCCTGCTGGGTTCCACCCCCTACTACCAGCCGGGTTCCGTGTGGAGCCCTTTGGGGCTGCTGCTGGGGGGCGGCCTGCTCTGCGCGCTGCTCACGCTGCGCTGGCCTCGCCCGCTCACCACTCTGGCCACCGCTGTGACTGGTGCTGCGCTCATCGCCACTGCCGCTGACTACTTtgctgagctgctgctgctggggcgcTATGCGGTGGAGCGGCTGCGCGCAGCCCCGGTGCCTCCTCTCTGCTGGCGGAGCTGGGCCCTGTTGGCGCTTTGGCCTCTGCTCAGCCTGATGGGCGTCCTGGTGCAGTGGCGGGTGACGGCCGAGGGGGACTCCCACACGGAAG TGGTCATCAGCCGACAGCGACGACGTGTGCAGCTGATGCGGATAAGGCAGCAGGAAGAGCGCAAGGAGAAACGTCGCAAGAAGAGacccccaagggctccctccAGAGGTTCCCGGGCTCCTCCAAGGCCTGGGCCCCCTGACCCTGCTTATCGGCGCAGGCCAGTGCCCATCAAACGCTTCAATGGAGATGTCCTCTCCCCG AGCTATATCCAGAGCTTCCGGGACCGGCAGACAGGAAGCTCACTGAGCTCCTTCATGGCCTCACCCACAGACATGGACTATGAATATGGGTCCCGGGGACCACTGACAGCCTGCACAGGGCCCCCTGTGCGGGTATAG